In candidate division KSB1 bacterium, the DNA window TCTATTGAAACGCCATTTTCTCGAAGCAGGTCTGCAGTTTGTACCATCACGGTTCCTTCTTGAATCCCGACTTCTTCAATGCCCTCTTTGGAAGTTTCATTATAAGAATGACCGCCGTGGGTCATTAATCCGCGCAATTTGAGGCGGTTGCAATCCGCAATTTTTTTGGCAAGCTCAAGTGCAGGATCGCCGGGAAGGACTCCCGCTCTATTTTGTCCGCAGTTGATTTCAATCACAACTTCAAGCGTTTGCTCAGCTTGCTCTAAGGCCTGGTTCAGATTTTTTGCTCCAAATTCGCTGTCAACTGCAACGCACAGCCTCACTTTATTCGCAAGCTCAATAAGGCGTTTATATTTTTGCGCGCCAATGATTTCATTGGCGATCAGAATATCATTTAGTCCTCCGGCAGCCATAATCTCGGCTTCACTGATTTTTGCACAGGTAATTCCGACTGCTCCGGCTGTGAGCTGCATTTGTGCAATTTCCGGACATTTATGGGTCTTCGTGTGGGGTCGCAAATCAATCCCCTGCTGCCTGGCAAAATCAGCCATTTGGGAAATGTTTCGTTCCATGCGGTCTAAATCAATCAGCAATGCCGGTGTATCTAGTTCTTGAAACTGCATATTTAGAATAGCCTTTTCTACTTGCGCCCGCATATTATAAGAAACTTAAGTTGTCCAAGCAAGGAATATCTTCAAGCGTTTATAGTACCGGATTGACTCATAAAAAAGGTAACCGAAACAATTTGCGAATTATGTTCTCATTGCATAAATTGAGGTAGTTACAGACAAATGCAATCTCAGCGTAATATGATCTCCATCGAAACGAAAAGGGAGAAGCCCTTCGGCTGCGTTCAGGGACAGGCTCCGAGGGAGAGCGACCCAGGCCTACCCGCGCTCCTCGCTAATCGCTTTTTGCTCATCGAATTTCTGCGGTGCGACATTGTAAAAAGTACTCCAATTTATGCAACGAGGCACTAATCTGGTTCCAATTTTACGCGTTTAGGTACAATTGCGGTTAATTAAAGTCTAATAAATAACAAGAATCTGAGTTTGCGCAGGTTTAATTTGTTCAGAATTGAGCGCCGAAACAAAGGAATTTTTGCATGAAGACAGTTTCAGATTTTAGTTCTCTTTCCACGCTAAAGAATAAGACAATGGAGCTGCGAAAAGTTCCACGTTGGTACGCTATTTATACTCGCTCCCGGTATGAGAAAAAAGTTTCAATGGAACTTGAGGAACGCGGTTTGGAGCATTTCTTACCTTTGGTTCCTCAGCTTCGCTACTGGAAGGATCGAAAAAAAATTGTAAATATGCCGATTTTCCCTGGTTATGTCTTTGTTAATATAAAACTTTCAGAAAAGATTCGTGTCCTGCG includes these proteins:
- a CDS encoding D-TA family PLP-dependent enzyme; protein product: MQFQELDTPALLIDLDRMERNISQMADFARQQGIDLRPHTKTHKCPEIAQMQLTAGAVGITCAKISEAEIMAAGGLNDILIANEIIGAQKYKRLIELANKVRLCVAVDSEFGAKNLNQALEQAEQTLEVVIEINCGQNRAGVLPGDPALELAKKIADCNRLKLRGLMTHGGHSYNETSKEGIEEVGIQEGTVMVQTADLLRENGVSIETVSTGSTPTVQYCGAVEGVTEIRPGTYVFFDLTQIELFACSPEDCALSVLATVTSTPAANRVVIDAGKKALTSDPRGRAGQNGGFGFIPEKGVSINKLSEEHGVIETDFKFEIGEKVRIIPNHACVVVNMFDEMHGIRNGQVEKVFRIEGRGKML
- a CDS encoding antitermination protein NusG, with protein sequence MELRKVPRWYAIYTRSRYEKKVSMELEERGLEHFLPLVPQLRYWKDRKKIVNMPIFPGYVFVNIKLSEKIRVLR